CACACTGGCACTCAGCGTATTGAATATTATTCGTATCCCAAGTGATATCATAGAATTTCTGATACCTGTAACGATATGTATAACTGCGTTAAGTAATATTATACGCAAAGACAGTGAACCGAAAAGAGTACAGTTAAATTATATTTATGCCTTGTTTTTCGGATTAATCCATGGTCTTGGGTTCTCCAACTACCTGAAAAGCATGCTGGGCTCACAGACAAACATCGTGGGGCCGCTGCTGGGATTCAACCTCGGACTCGAATGCGGGCAGATCGTAATTGTAATGGCTATATTACTGATAACAGGTCTTTTTGTCAACCTTTCCGGTGTGAAACGTCGCGACTGGAATATGTGTATTTCATCCGGCGCTTTCGGGATCGCCCTCGTAATGGTGATCGACGGAGCAAAATCTATGTTTTAAAGAGTATTTAATACCGTTTATGAGAAAAAGTTTATTCCTGCTCGGAATGCTGTGCACCGCCAACTTTGCCTTGCACGCACAGAACAATCCGGGCTCCAACCATGGTAATCGCTTCGAACAACTCGGCACCATGTTGCAGTCACCCAACATGTACCGCTCTGCTTCCGGTGCACCAGGACCTAAATACTGGCAGCAACGCGCGGATTACGAAATCGCCGCTGAAATAGACGACGATAAACAGCGCCTCACCGGTGCTGAAACCATCACCTACTTCAACAACTCCCCGGATCCGCTGACCTACATCTGGCTGCAACTGGATGAAAACCAGCACGACGCCAAGAGCGAATTACAAGGTATCAATACCAGCCGTATGTCTGATAAGATGACAATGGCCGGCGTTAACAGCATCCTGAAAGAAGATAAAGACCTCGGCGTTAAAATCGTTAAAGTAACCGATGCCGACGGTAAAGCAGCTACCTATACCATCAACAATACCATGATGCGTATCGACCTGCCTAAACCACTCATGCCTGGTGAAAAATACCGCTTCAAAGTAGACTGGTGGTATAATATCCCGGATCGTATGACCATCGGCGGCCGCGGTGGTTTTGAATATTTCCCGGAAGATAAAAACTACCTCTATACCATTACCCAATGGTACCCACGTCTGGCAGTATATTCTGATTTCCAGGGATGGCAGAACAAACAGTTCTTCGGTTCCGGAGAATTTGCCCTGACCTTCGGTAATTTCCGTGTACGCATGACCGTACCTGCCGACCATGTGGTTGGTGGTACCGGTGAATGCCAGAACTATAAAGAAGTACTGACGCCTGCACAATACCAGCGCTGGCAGCAGGCACAAACCAGCAAGGAACCGGTAGAAGTAGTTACCCTCGATGAGGCTAACAAAGCAATCACCGGTCATGCCAATGCGAAGAAAACATGGGTATACGAAGCATCTAATGTGCGTGACTTCGCCTGGGTATCTTCCCGCCGCCTCGTGTGGGACGCTATGGCTACCAATGTAGAAGGCAACAAGGTAATGGCGATGTCTTATTACGGTAAGGAAGCGTATCCTTTATATCGCCGCTACTCTACCAAAGTAGTTGCGCATACACTGAAATCTTACTCTAAACATACCATTCCATATCCTTACCCATCTGCTATTTCAGTAGAAGCGGCTAATGGTATGGAATATCCGATGATCTGTTTCAACTATGGCCGTGCCGATAAAGACGGTACCTATTCTGAAACAACTAAAAACGGTATGATCGGTGTTATCATCCACGAAGTAGGTCACAACTTCTTCCCGATGATCGTTAACTCCGACGAGCGTCAGTGGACATGGATGGACGAAGGCCTCAATACCTTCTGTCAGTTTATGGCCGAGCAGGAATGGGATAGCAATTTCCCTTCCGGCAGAGGCCCTGCCCACAAGATCGTGGATTATATGAAGATGCCTAAAGATCAGCTGGAGCCTATCATGACCAACTCTGAGAATATCATCAACTTTGGTCCTAATGCATATGCTAAACCGGCTACTGGTCTGAATATACTCCGTGAAACTGTAATGGGTCGTGATCTCTTTGATTTTGCCTTCCGTGAATATGCACGCCGCTGGGCATTCAAACATCCTACACCTGCTGATTTCTTCCGTACCATGGAAGATGCTTCAGCAGTAGACCTGGATTGGTTCTGGCGCGGATGGTTCTTCGGTACGGAGCCTTGCGATATCTCGCTTGATTCCGTGAAATGGTTCCGTATGGATTCTAAAAATCCTGCTGAAAACAACGCTACCGCGAAAACAGCCTACGACAAAAACATGGACCACGTAGCACGCCGCCGCAATAAAGAAGCAGGTGTGAAATATACCGTGGACCAGGATACAAGTCTGCAGGACTTCTACAGCAAATACGATCGTTTTGCCGTATCCAATGAAGATAAAGCAGCCTACCAGCAATATGTGAATAACCTGACACCGGAAGAGAAAAAACTCTACGACAGCAAAAAGAACTTCTACGAAGTAACGCTGAGCAACAAAGGTGGGCTGGTAATGCCGGTTATCCTCGAGTGGACTTTTGCCGATGGTACGAAGGAAACCGACAGAATTCCGGTGTATATCTGGAGAAAAAATGAATTTGAGATCACCAAAGTATTTGCGAAAGACAAACAGGTAGTATCGGTAAAACTCGATCCACAGCGTGAAACCGCTGATATCGACGAAAGCAATAACACCTGGCCACGTCAGATGGCACCTTCTCAGTTCGAACTGTTTAAAGCCGCTAACACAGTACGCGGTGCAAGCACAGGAGATAACCCGATGAAGAAAGCAAAGAACTAATATCGTTTGATATACTAGATAAGCCCGTTTCTACATAGAGACGGGCTTTTTTATTGTAATCCCTGATTTGTTAAATGGCTGGCGGCAGCCACCGCGCGCAGCGCGGAACTCTCCGGATCGATAGCGAAGCTAGCGATCCGCATTATATCAAAATCATCTGCAATTGAATAAATCAATAAATTATAGCAGAATTGTAACAGCATGCTTACGTTATTTTTACTATCACTTATTTGCAAACCGGATACCAGCATAACATCTAACGTTACCCATTACGTGTATGAAGAGAATCTTTGCAGCTTTACCTACAGCATTATAATCCAGGATGATTTGCAACTATATGACAATGGAACTTACATGCTGCAACATTTTAACCATAAAACTGCTATTGGAAGTATGCCACCGGTTACCCGGGAGTATGGAATATATAAATCACATAACGATACATTGGAATTAAAATCAGCCATTGAAGGAGGAAATAGGATATTGACATATTGCTGGGAAAAAAGCAAT
The Chitinophaga sp. Cy-1792 genome window above contains:
- a CDS encoding HupE/UreJ family protein, with protein sequence MDGLYFKLGWQHIINWDAYDHILFIIALCAMYLLKDWKKVLILVTAFTIGHSITLALSVLNIIRIPSDIIEFLIPVTICITALSNIIRKDSEPKRVQLNYIYALFFGLIHGLGFSNYLKSMLGSQTNIVGPLLGFNLGLECGQIVIVMAILLITGLFVNLSGVKRRDWNMCISSGAFGIALVMVIDGAKSMF
- a CDS encoding M1 family metallopeptidase — translated: MRKSLFLLGMLCTANFALHAQNNPGSNHGNRFEQLGTMLQSPNMYRSASGAPGPKYWQQRADYEIAAEIDDDKQRLTGAETITYFNNSPDPLTYIWLQLDENQHDAKSELQGINTSRMSDKMTMAGVNSILKEDKDLGVKIVKVTDADGKAATYTINNTMMRIDLPKPLMPGEKYRFKVDWWYNIPDRMTIGGRGGFEYFPEDKNYLYTITQWYPRLAVYSDFQGWQNKQFFGSGEFALTFGNFRVRMTVPADHVVGGTGECQNYKEVLTPAQYQRWQQAQTSKEPVEVVTLDEANKAITGHANAKKTWVYEASNVRDFAWVSSRRLVWDAMATNVEGNKVMAMSYYGKEAYPLYRRYSTKVVAHTLKSYSKHTIPYPYPSAISVEAANGMEYPMICFNYGRADKDGTYSETTKNGMIGVIIHEVGHNFFPMIVNSDERQWTWMDEGLNTFCQFMAEQEWDSNFPSGRGPAHKIVDYMKMPKDQLEPIMTNSENIINFGPNAYAKPATGLNILRETVMGRDLFDFAFREYARRWAFKHPTPADFFRTMEDASAVDLDWFWRGWFFGTEPCDISLDSVKWFRMDSKNPAENNATAKTAYDKNMDHVARRRNKEAGVKYTVDQDTSLQDFYSKYDRFAVSNEDKAAYQQYVNNLTPEEKKLYDSKKNFYEVTLSNKGGLVMPVILEWTFADGTKETDRIPVYIWRKNEFEITKVFAKDKQVVSVKLDPQRETADIDESNNTWPRQMAPSQFELFKAANTVRGASTGDNPMKKAKN